One window of Mangrovibacterium diazotrophicum genomic DNA carries:
- a CDS encoding PorP/SprF family type IX secretion system membrane protein, protein MKKILLLSVGLLFLTIQSVFAQTELGMTSHWYNRANYNPASIARAGFIYFFSNYRNQWTGIDGAPEIYNLNASGFYEEYHSAFGISMLRDDIGLTTALNPTLQYAYQLKLDRDLFLSLGLAVGVYTRSVNTSAYEAVIIDDPALDYTSERYSSPDASLGFELQAEYFIVGASTTHLFALWKSDDELLISNHRYFYAYYKNTEKEAYNLTAGIQLSNRSNLTVVEGTGIIRFKRPTGLVKGPTELFDLGATYRTSNELTLLCGINISRNIRIGYTYDFNLGSELKSNPSHEFLIEYRIPLRRYRNTDFIWYN, encoded by the coding sequence ATGAAAAAAATTCTACTCCTATCCGTCGGACTTCTCTTTTTGACCATTCAATCGGTTTTTGCACAAACCGAGTTGGGAATGACCAGTCATTGGTACAATCGCGCCAACTACAACCCGGCGTCTATCGCACGCGCCGGTTTCATCTACTTTTTCTCGAACTACCGGAACCAATGGACAGGCATTGACGGCGCACCGGAAATTTACAACCTCAACGCCTCAGGCTTTTACGAGGAATACCATTCGGCTTTTGGAATAAGCATGCTTCGCGACGACATTGGATTGACAACTGCGCTCAACCCCACGCTGCAATACGCTTACCAACTGAAACTGGATCGCGATCTTTTTCTTTCCCTGGGGCTCGCAGTGGGAGTCTACACCCGAAGTGTCAATACATCGGCTTACGAAGCTGTGATCATCGACGATCCGGCGCTGGACTACACTTCCGAACGTTACAGCTCGCCCGATGCAAGCCTGGGATTCGAACTACAAGCGGAGTATTTCATCGTTGGAGCATCTACAACACACCTTTTTGCGCTTTGGAAATCCGACGATGAACTACTGATTAGCAACCACCGCTACTTCTACGCCTATTACAAGAATACTGAAAAGGAAGCCTATAATCTGACGGCCGGCATTCAGCTTTCAAACCGAAGCAACCTGACCGTTGTGGAAGGAACAGGAATAATACGCTTTAAGCGACCAACCGGATTGGTGAAAGGTCCGACCGAACTGTTTGACCTGGGAGCAACTTATCGAACCAGCAATGAACTTACTTTGCTTTGCGGTATAAACATCAGCCGCAACATTCGAATCGGTTATACTTACGACTTCAACCTGGGTTCTGAATTAAAATCCAACCCTTCTCACGAATTTCTGATTGAATACCGGATACCGCTGCGCCGCTATCGTAACACCGATTTCATCTGGTACAACTAA
- a CDS encoding PKD domain-containing protein, whose product MSQCSTRIVAFLGSVIIFFGTPFTALSQNKQNLGFESGNFNGWVGYTWRESLEVTSVNSSPTLVSLPTSRRHVIISNQSAYDSNTGNALKMIPDGYTYSARLGCEITSSDTNPRCWEQSLRYTMTVDSTNAFLLLKFACVLQYASDHTALQEPRFKLTLYDSNDDEIPDCSNYDVYSSASIDGFQSYTPSGSSDPVMWRDWTTVGADLTKYIGQEIAVEFMSADCKGRYHYGYAYFVADCLPLYITVDYCTNDNVAILEGPEGFETYQWLDTDSSTVIGNEQDLLLDDPQEGAKYFCVMKSETGCQITLSSVVAKYEPNADFDWEMKDCTTNEVAFTSTSTTNTGSLSYLWDLGEGNTSTEKSFTHQFETSGLHDVQLIIYNPPSGCSDTISQTVESFSPPLVGFTGDTTYCPGETTTLQAYGAYRYEWSTGSTAESIQLGDPGGTYWMLGYSSEGCVSDTIKFTASADATWTLKLSGDSLFCAGTSSTLVANAASSYLWNTGETTSSIQTQSGGTYTVTGYSDFGCKQELSITISRVPNPDLDFSLSTNSIDVRHNTVDCNAVSSDAISFEWDMGDGNLVDQASHTYTYSIPNELTTFDVTITVENDYGCTTVGSSSVAVTPFIPNVFTPNNDGINDSFMPGFEQEIFDRHGLVLYSGDVGWDGYYKGKLVDPDTYFYVVRYTDTNEEEHVKKGFITLVK is encoded by the coding sequence ATGAGTCAGTGTAGCACTAGGATCGTCGCATTTTTAGGCTCTGTTATTATTTTCTTTGGAACACCGTTCACCGCTCTGTCTCAAAACAAACAGAACCTGGGATTCGAAAGCGGCAACTTCAACGGCTGGGTTGGTTACACCTGGCGCGAAAGCCTTGAGGTCACCTCTGTCAACTCATCCCCAACCCTGGTTAGTTTACCAACCTCACGCCGGCATGTGATTATTTCCAATCAGTCGGCTTACGATTCCAACACCGGCAACGCCTTGAAGATGATTCCCGACGGTTACACCTATTCTGCACGCCTGGGCTGCGAGATCACGAGTTCCGACACGAACCCCCGGTGTTGGGAACAAAGCTTGCGATACACCATGACGGTCGACTCGACCAATGCTTTTTTACTGCTCAAATTTGCCTGTGTTTTGCAGTATGCCAGCGACCATACCGCCCTGCAGGAGCCACGTTTCAAACTGACGCTTTACGACTCGAACGATGATGAGATTCCGGACTGCTCAAATTACGATGTTTATTCATCGGCCAGTATCGATGGATTTCAATCGTATACGCCCTCCGGTTCAAGTGATCCGGTGATGTGGCGTGACTGGACCACTGTTGGCGCAGATCTCACGAAATATATCGGCCAGGAAATTGCCGTTGAATTTATGTCGGCCGACTGCAAAGGGCGCTACCACTATGGATACGCTTATTTTGTAGCCGATTGCCTGCCGCTGTACATTACGGTTGATTACTGCACAAACGACAACGTCGCAATTCTGGAAGGCCCGGAAGGTTTCGAAACATACCAATGGCTTGATACCGACAGCTCCACTGTAATTGGCAACGAACAGGATTTGCTACTGGACGACCCGCAGGAAGGCGCCAAATATTTTTGTGTCATGAAATCGGAAACCGGCTGCCAGATCACGCTTTCGTCGGTTGTGGCGAAGTACGAACCGAATGCCGATTTCGATTGGGAGATGAAAGATTGCACAACAAACGAAGTTGCTTTTACCAGCACAAGTACAACAAACACAGGTTCCCTGAGCTATTTATGGGATTTAGGGGAAGGTAATACCTCAACGGAGAAAAGCTTTACACATCAATTTGAAACGTCGGGCTTGCATGATGTGCAGCTGATTATTTACAATCCCCCTTCCGGGTGCTCGGATACCATTTCCCAAACGGTAGAATCATTTTCGCCTCCTTTGGTTGGATTCACGGGCGACACCACTTATTGCCCCGGCGAAACAACAACTTTGCAAGCGTATGGCGCCTACCGGTACGAATGGAGTACCGGAAGCACGGCCGAGTCGATCCAACTTGGCGATCCCGGCGGAACGTACTGGATGTTGGGATATTCTTCCGAAGGATGCGTTTCGGATACGATCAAATTTACTGCTTCCGCAGACGCTACCTGGACCTTGAAGCTGTCGGGCGACAGTTTGTTTTGTGCCGGAACTTCGTCTACATTGGTTGCCAATGCAGCAAGCTCGTATTTGTGGAACACCGGAGAAACAACAAGTTCCATCCAAACCCAATCGGGCGGAACCTATACTGTCACCGGTTATTCCGACTTCGGATGCAAACAGGAATTAAGTATCACCATTTCCAGAGTGCCAAACCCGGATCTCGATTTTTCGCTTTCGACAAATTCCATCGATGTGCGCCACAACACGGTTGATTGCAATGCAGTTTCATCGGATGCCATTTCATTTGAATGGGATATGGGCGACGGCAATCTTGTGGATCAAGCAAGCCACACGTATACCTACTCCATTCCCAATGAATTGACGACGTTTGACGTGACAATTACAGTCGAGAACGACTACGGTTGCACAACTGTCGGATCTTCCAGCGTTGCAGTAACACCCTTTATTCCCAACGTTTTCACCCCGAACAATGATGGAATAAACGACTCTTTCATGCCGGGCTTCGAGCAGGAAATATTCGACAGGCACGGCTTGGTTCTCTACTCCGGTGATGTTGGCTGGGACGGCTACTACAAAGGAAAACTGGTCGATCCCGACACCTACTTCTACGTCGTCAGATACACCGATACCAACGAAGAAGAACACGTCAAGAAGGGCTTTATAACCTTGGTCAAATAA